The genomic region gagttgatcgagcgtgttgggtaagttttgCACCCCCTGTAGGGAAGATTGATCTATTTGAATAGTTGTGTCCACGGTAACAAAcgcttggagttgtatcctgatttatacaactagaactggatactgagatATGATTTGGATATGATGGCTCTCGGATTGCTTTTGCAGGGAGTCGAGAGAGGATCTCtgggcatgtttactacaacatgcttgtcAAATATAAAAtgttattctttactcttctaaatgctgcaagatgattgaagatgctagtcttcgataggctagccATTTCCCTCTATTCTGCATTCTCAGTtaagtccatagatacaacccttccatttgataccaatgcattctTAGAATAGATCTTATgtcagtcttgcgagtactttggatgagtactcatggttgctttgctaccccttttcccctgcTTTCTTCTTTCTGGATGCCACtactgacgactactactaccccgatggtgcctactactacgtggaggccgccaacgaccaggagtagttaggaggctcccaggcaggaggccttgcctttttgatcattgatgtttgtgctagctttcttaaggcagatcttgtttaacttatgtctgtactcagatattgttgcttctgctgactcttgtgtactcgagctgatgtattcgagcctcgaggcccctagcgtgtaatataaaacttgtattattataatttgtgtcaagaattgtgttgtgatatcatcccgtgagtccctgatcttaatcgtacacttttgcgtgtatgattagtgtacgattgaattgggggcgtcataAGCTACGACACCCCTTCAGGCCGTAGCACCGCGATACGTGGTCCACTTCGACGTGCATGCGTGTCGActcttactccctctgttccttgatataaggtgtatagatttttgagagaAAAACTGAAATATACGGTGTATTGTGTTGCATCACTTATTTCgatattttttttgtgatttgattacatttccttatttCAGGCAAGCTCCTCAATTTTTTCATGTCGATTAGTTAGTTgaaatctcacccaaaacttgtgaGATTTTCCCTTCACATGTGTTCTTTAATTTatgtgccaaaaactatacaccctatttAGATACGAAGGGAGTATTTGGTATGCATCACGCCGCAAACCTAGGCGCGGGAACGCCACTGTCCGTGCCGGTGTTTCTCACGATGTCGGGTTCTTCCTCGCCTAATTCGAGCACCGCCACCGCGAGgtgccaccgccgcctcctcctcctgcttagGCCGCCGACGCTCATCTTCTCGGTCCACGGCGACTACCTCGacactggccaccctgactcgacaCCGACCACAGCGCCCCTCgcatggctacctcgaccacggctaaaCCATCCAACGCTCTCGACTACCTTGATATCAGCACAAAGGGATactgccttgcttgagcaacctcattGGTTTTCACTCCAGCCATGACTGACGcaatgcatcgaccgttacgactgtgggggatGTCCGTCGGCTTACCATCGGATTCTTCTCCACTCTCACCGTCTGCGTTGATACCGTTTGTGACTGCGGGGTGGTATTGAGTATTatgattattaggaagtataggatagactaggatttggtcctgccttgTCTTATAGTCCAAATTGAtaattgtactcctatatatatgcacaCAAGACTCAAGCAATAAACATCAATTTCAACAATCTCTCTCTATCCCTCCGACAACTAGGAATTATCTATGCTGATAGAAATCGTGAATCATCTTGATCTAGAGATGGAGTAGCCCCTATTCTAGCATGATAAGAAATGTTGGCGCCAGCCAGGCCGTAGGTAGCTCCTCTCTGCTACCCTGGCCACTCTcctctcactacaagaaatatgtcaacttgcgaccatcactattggtcactgaaatgtcattgtttttcatttgcgacctttttgtgacaaaaacagaaggtcaaaagctgtcGGTCGCAAACTGAAATTAACAACCTTCTCTATGAGAAGGTCGTGGAATTGCacaaccaaaacaaaaggtcattgattctatgaccttttgttttggtcgctagctctctgcctaggccacgtcggatccgacgtggcaatctgacatggcaaaattgcgaccaatcgATAATGTCGTtaataagattcagcccggtccaattcagtgTTTTACATAGGCCGAGCCCTTTAATTCAGCCCATTTGTTGTTGTTTTATGGACTAAATGGGCCAAACCCAATTTTATAGCCCTTTACTTTTTCTAGTAAATTTCTTTTTTTGTTGGCCTTTTCATTTTTTGCTGGCCTTTACATTTTGTTTTTTATAACTTTTGGcagaattattattattttcactATTTTAAATAAAATAAACAATTCCACAACAACATCATCAGTTAGGCTGTAGCCTTTTTAGGTGTGGTACAAATTTAAGCATAGAAAATTGGAAAATAGATATTTAACCAATATATATTgttgagaaattttcataattttgcTGTCAAAGCAGGATGTACACAGGAATACAATTTTGCTGTCAAAGCAGCATTTCAAATGTACATCTTCATGACATCATACATAAAAATAGCAATAAAGAGTTTACAATATGCCATATGGCTCAGATCACATGACAAATGACATCCAGGTTCAAATGATCCCAGCAACGAAAAAACATCACCAGCACAGCATACTATCTACACATTCAAGGAGAACAAACTATATGTCAAAAGAGAACTGAGCAGAAAATAGTATATTCAATAATTACTACAGATTTGCTCAttggatacacacacacacacacactttgcaTATACTTTTGAAAGGAACTATGGATTCAAGTAAACTGCAGAGTTATATCAAGACAAAGATAGAAGGAGAAATAGTGAAGATAGTTCTTGAATTTCCACCTTCTATGTGTACAGTACACATGACACCAGCAGGTCAGAAGATAATACAACAAATGTGCATGAAAGACAATACAGTAAACACCATCTTGTTTATAGCAAGGCAATATAGTAGCATGCCTCTAGCACATcatctcatttaaagaatgcattcAGGCAAAAAATGGACAGCTGGTCTAATTTTCTCACACTTGGCATCTTCATAgttaacaccatcatgtacaacagCAAGCTGCTATAGGCTGGCCAATTGACTGATACTACTAGATAAGCAAACCAAACTACTACCAAAACAAGAACCAAACATGGCAAGCAAAGTACCAGCATTTTACTCATAGCAAAGCAAACTACTACCAAAACAAGAATCCACAAGCAAACCCATCTTGCAGCACCACCAGTTCGAATGGATAGACAGAGGATGATGGGTGACGGACCTAAACCGAGACACTTACCATGGAGACCTGCTTGACAGAGCCCTTTGCCCCAGTGCTTGCATGGAGCTGGAGCATCACACACATAATAGTAGCACTACATATGACAAAGAGAACAGCAAAGAGGCCGCATTACAAATGCTTTGTTGTCAACTCTGCTATTGTAATCATATTACAAACAGAATCATGTACAGGGGGTGACAATGCTTGTGACTTGCCATTCCATAATGCTTCGGGTGAGCAGTGGTGCTGAAGGGAAATTCGGAACATAAATGCCGAGAGTGAGGGAAATTCTTGCACGCTATATGCAAAAAAAGAAATCACCTTCTTTAGTTCATCACAGGATGTAGCAAAACGACTCGATTAGTAATCCCAGGCACAGAATTAAACACAGAGTTGCAGCTGAAGCGAGTATAGATGGGTTCAATGATAGGTAAGGTGCTTCCCTATCCTTCACAAGCCTATCTAAAGAACAATTCTGTAAGTGACTTGACTCTTAAGAAACAGAAAGAAGGGCAAGGTAATTGGCTCCTTCACAAGCCTATCTAAAGAACAATTCTACAAGTGATCCGACTCTTAAGAAACAACAAGAAGGGCAAGGTAACTGGCTCCTAATTTGTTAGTTCTGACAAATACCATATTTGATACTAGATGTACTGAAATAAAAACCAACTCTAAGGATTCAAGTAGCACTCGTGTTAGCATTCTGCAGAAAATGACAAGCATTCACCCTTGAAGCAAGAATTCCATCTCAGGTGATGCTACTTGCTACTATTCTCAGCACCAAAAAGTGAAAACAACTCTGAATTAAAAAAGGATAACAAGGATAACATACTCCTGACCAAGTCCTTACTGATTTGTGCTATACTACGAGTGCATATCCAGTGATACACACATCTGAATTAAAAAACGTGTATGCAACTTTCAAGAAAAGCGAGTAACGCAAAAAACAGGGACTACTTCTGCTTGTAATCATCGAGTATTAGTGTTTTAGAAAATTATGATGTACTAGTTCATTTGGAAACGATCAGTCGTTGTATATCAGGGTATGTAGCTGGTTCACTAGCTCATCAAGGAGTTGAGCTGGTAATCAATTCATACTGACATGGTTAGTTGCAAACTGCATCTCGATGCCATCCTTTGAGAGGGAGAAAGGGGTTGCCATTACTCCTGCATTGTTGCTGCCAGAGAAAGCAACATGCAATCAGGGAACACCGTGAGCTATCAATTATACAAGTAGTACATGTGAAGTATTGTGCAATGATGAAAAGTACTAGACTTAAATACATGAGTCGTGTGCTAATAAGGATTAAGTGTCGTAGTGCAGGAAGTGGCATAGCTATGCAAGTAACCATCCATGAAATGAAACTGACAGTTCCTGTAACATGGTTCAAACTAGCAGCTGTCCTGGAACCTGAATTAAATGAGTTCCGTGACACCATTCTTGCAGTAGTTGTACTAGAAGGCAGATATTTGTGGTTGAATATAGGTGGAATCGAATTAAACCTACCAGCACAACAACTAACTAATAGTATGACCAAGCTTGTCTGTATGATTGAAGGTAGTAAGTAGTAGTGTCTGAAATTATAAACCAATTTCCCCTCCATGAAATTCCCCATGCCTATAGCCTCCTTAATATTTGGAAATTTACAAGGGGATCTACATACCCATGATGGGGGAAGGCAGAGGAGGGAGCAGGGGAACGACCTTCTATGGCGCAAAAGCAGACCGCTGCAGTAGGCTACATCATGCATTGAGAATTAGAAAAGAGGCATGCATACGATCACATCATGCATTTGCACATTCATTCAGTAGCTAAAATCAACCTGTAGCATAGTTGGTGAGGCCAACTTCAAGACCATAGAAAGGCAACTCATCGGAGTAGGCAGCGGCCATCATGACATCACCAGCAATGGTAGCGTAAACAATTTGGGCAGTGACATCCTTGTTGGTCTAAAGTACTAATGTTAAGAGATATAACATGACTCCATGGTAATAATAAGAAACATAAGCAACATATATAGATGATTGAGAAGTGCACAAACTATGATGAAGAATCTTTGAAGGATACAATTCGCACAACAAAACGGTACTTGGGGGTATTGTACTTGTTCTTGTCCGGGTTGGTCTCAGCCTGGCCCTATAGTCGGTCTTCCCCCTGAGAAAACAAGGGAGAAGGGACAATCGGCCAATCAGAATCGCTGTCAGATGACAGAAGTAGCAGATTCATGGAGAGGCAGGTGTTAACACATACAACGCCTTCTCTTGAAATGGACTTGGAAACGCTTGGAGTACGCCCTTGTCTTCTGGTTCTTGATGTACACCTGAAAGACATATCCATGAGAAGCACATGAGTACACCTAGGTTTGGAACATCAGTGCTAACCAGGAAACACTAGTGATCAATCAAGAGGCACAAATAAAACATTTTAAGATAAGATATCAAAGTGGTTCATAGTTCTATTTGATGGCGAGAAACATTGAATCTAACTAGTAATCACAACTAAATACTAAACACAACAGAGTCTACTGTCCATCGACTACAAGTAGCTTCTGTGCGTCTAGAGGACTTGGCAGAAAAATACAAGAAGAAGCACTCGCGGCCGGGAAATTGGATCGACAATGCAGAGGAACGTGCAGTTCCATCCATTGACTACAAGTACTAGTACCAGTAGTAGTATATCCCCAAGGCTTCAAGATGCCTACACGATCTTTGCTAAAGTTGCACAATCCCTAGAAATATCTCTACGTAACTGGTGCTGTAATGGATGCATGCATCCATCATTCTGTACTACTACCCCTGAATCTACGTAACTAGTGCCGTGATGGATGTCGTTCTGTATTACTACCTGAACGGAAGAGGAATGACGTCGGGGGAGGCGCGTTCCTCGGTGCGCGACGCTATGCTCGGCGAGCGAGCGAGCggagaggacggcgtcggagaaggcatAGGTGGCCATGGTGTGGGCACGGTCCTGCGTGATCCGCTGCTCGCACGCCGCCGCAATGTCCCGGCGTAGATCCGCGACCACGGGCCCTCCCGCCCCTTCCATGGCCTCGGTGACGGAGGAGCGTGGCTGCGGCGGGGGCCTTCCTCTATATTCCTGAGAGGCAGGGGCAGCGTCGGTGCCCGGAGAATACGAGGAAGAGGGGCGGTGGCGGGAGGCGAGGACGGgtccggcggtggcggtggcggggagatggggacgagggaggagtGCGATCGGAGGAGGGGGGCGATTGGATCTGATTTAGGGTTTGCGCTGCGGGTGgggtttccctttttcttttctttttcttcttttctgtagatagatggatggatggatggacgtggtatggagagatggatggatggatgagcgtcatgtcatcgatccgtgtgacAACTCATTCCACCAATGAGAATGGAGCACATGTAATTGTAACTAGCacggtgacccgcgcatttgcgcggctagacttCAATGTTTTTAAATATATTTTGGTGATTTTTCATTGCCTATCTTCTTTCCACTACATAAGTTTTTCACATTAAGAAATGTAGCTTAGATGTGTTTGGATAACTTATTAAACACTACAAGGTATATTTCTGTAAAATTTATATATTTGATAGTAAATATTTGATTTtatagattttttttctaaattgtCATATATCCCATATTCATTATTCGTCTACTTCCCAATTTAAAAGAATGTAAACAGTGAATGGTGGGAAAGTTTCTAAAATATTCTCTCATTGGGCTCGCGTAATTGTATTTTTTAGGTAATTGTATTTTTAAGCAAAGTACAATGATTTATTACATATttgacatgcattattattttttGATAAAACATTCTCTATCATTTAGTCCTAAAAATTATATTTGGTATTCTTCTCTCCAACGGTATTTCCCCACTTGGTCAAATATTATTGAATTTGTTTTTGTTGTCGCATTGTAGCATTGACATGACATTTAAATTATATAAAGACGATATTAGCTAAACACATCTACCTCCAGTATACATATAAGACTTGGGAATTCTGCGTTTAATTGTATTGTTTTTTAAAATACACCCACTCTTGACAAAGATCGACATCCTGCAATTCGAAGCCATGTATCTATACTAATATTAATATTTCTCTCTTTTAC from Triticum aestivum cultivar Chinese Spring chromosome 4A, IWGSC CS RefSeq v2.1, whole genome shotgun sequence harbors:
- the LOC123081943 gene encoding uncharacterized protein; amino-acid sequence: MEGAGGPVVADLRRDIAAACEQRITQDRAHTMATYAFSDAVLSARSLAEHSVAHRGTRLPRRHSSSVQVYIKNQKTRAYSKRFQVHFKRRRWGRPTIGPG